In a genomic window of Cytobacillus sp. FSL H8-0458:
- the ftsZ gene encoding cell division protein FtsZ, whose amino-acid sequence MLEFDTNLDSLATIKVIGVGGGGNNAVNRMIEHGVQGVEFIAVNTDAQALNLSKAEVKMQIGGKLTRGLGAGANPEVGKKAAEESKEQVEEALKGADMVFVTAGMGGGTGTGAAPVIAQIARDLGALTVGVVTRPFTFEGRKRSTQAAGGIAAMKEAVDTLIVIPNDRLLEIVDKSTPMLEAFREADNVLRQGVQGISDLIAVPGLINLDFADVKTIMSNKGSALMGIGVAAGENRAAEAAKKAISSPLLETSIDGAQGVLMNITGGSNLSLYEVQEAADIVASASDQDVNMIFGSVINENLKDEIVVTVIATGFNEEVIQPKPMRPAFGQPKSAPNMGTAMKREPKREEAPQETVRSSQSHQPEETLDIPTFLRNRNRRR is encoded by the coding sequence ATGTTGGAATTTGATACAAATTTGGATTCATTAGCAACTATAAAAGTCATCGGCGTTGGAGGCGGCGGTAACAATGCTGTAAACAGAATGATTGAGCATGGTGTTCAAGGTGTCGAGTTTATTGCAGTTAACACGGATGCACAGGCGCTGAATTTATCAAAAGCAGAAGTGAAAATGCAAATCGGAGGCAAGCTTACAAGGGGACTTGGGGCTGGTGCCAATCCTGAGGTAGGCAAAAAAGCAGCAGAAGAAAGCAAAGAGCAGGTAGAAGAAGCACTTAAAGGTGCGGATATGGTATTCGTTACTGCTGGTATGGGAGGAGGAACTGGAACAGGAGCGGCTCCAGTCATTGCCCAGATCGCACGCGATTTAGGAGCTCTTACTGTCGGTGTCGTTACGCGTCCATTCACCTTTGAAGGCCGAAAGCGTTCCACTCAGGCAGCCGGCGGAATTGCTGCTATGAAGGAAGCGGTTGATACCCTGATCGTCATTCCAAATGACAGGCTATTAGAAATCGTTGATAAAAGCACTCCAATGCTTGAAGCATTCCGCGAAGCAGATAATGTTCTTCGCCAGGGTGTTCAGGGTATTTCCGATTTAATCGCTGTCCCAGGATTAATTAACCTTGACTTTGCAGATGTGAAGACAATCATGTCCAATAAAGGTTCAGCCCTAATGGGAATTGGTGTGGCTGCAGGTGAAAACCGTGCAGCAGAAGCCGCGAAAAAGGCGATTTCATCTCCTTTACTTGAGACATCCATTGATGGCGCACAAGGCGTCTTAATGAATATTACCGGCGGGTCGAATCTAAGCCTGTATGAAGTACAGGAAGCTGCTGACATTGTTGCTTCGGCATCAGATCAGGACGTAAATATGATTTTCGGTTCCGTTATTAATGAAAATCTTAAAGATGAGATCGTTGTGACGGTCATTGCAACGGGATTTAATGAAGAAGTGATCCAGCCAAAGCCTATGAGGCCAGCTTTTGGACAGCCAAAATCTGCCCCAAACATGGGAACGGCTATGAAGCGTGAGCCAAAGAGAGAGGAAGCTCCACAGGAAACTGTAAGAAGCAGCCAATCTCATCAGCCTGAAGAAACGTTGGATATCCCGACGTTCCTGCGCAATCGTAACCGCAGAAGATAA
- a CDS encoding cell division protein FtsQ/DivIB, with the protein MEKSKVVSLEDRIPKLKQQRKKKANRRLIFLLLLFFSLIVLVIYFQSPLSHIKQIKVSGNSIYDKEEIIQISGVTEKTNIWKVDEEGMEGKLKELPEIKSSAVKVQLPSTIIIQVDELKRIAYIAKEKHYLPVMENGNILKDEKAAEIPVNAPILHGFSEGDILDMMIGELETLPEEVLNSISEIHHSPKKTDSNHIALYMNDGFEVSATLRSFSEKMAHYPSIISQLDPEKKGIIDLEVGSYFKAYENEGAEKIEEENEGEG; encoded by the coding sequence GTGGAGAAAAGTAAGGTTGTCTCGCTGGAGGATCGAATCCCGAAGCTTAAACAGCAAAGAAAAAAGAAAGCGAACAGAAGACTGATCTTTTTGCTGCTGCTTTTTTTCTCGCTGATTGTTTTAGTTATCTACTTTCAATCGCCCTTAAGCCATATTAAACAAATTAAAGTATCCGGCAATTCAATTTATGATAAAGAAGAAATTATTCAAATCAGCGGTGTTACTGAAAAAACAAATATTTGGAAGGTTGACGAAGAGGGAATGGAGGGTAAGCTTAAAGAGCTGCCTGAAATAAAATCTTCAGCTGTTAAGGTTCAGCTGCCAAGCACAATCATTATTCAGGTAGATGAATTAAAGCGCATTGCCTACATAGCGAAAGAGAAGCACTACCTTCCAGTTATGGAGAATGGGAACATATTAAAGGATGAAAAAGCTGCAGAGATCCCTGTTAACGCACCAATCCTGCATGGCTTTTCTGAGGGTGACATCCTTGATATGATGATCGGAGAACTTGAAACTCTGCCCGAAGAGGTATTAAATTCAATTTCCGAAATCCATCACTCTCCAAAAAAGACAGATTCCAATCATATTGCTTTGTATATGAATGATGGTTTTGAAGTCAGTGCTACACTAAGAAGTTTTTCAGAAAAAATGGCACACTACCCTTCTATCATAAGCCAGCTGGATCCCGAAAAAAAGGGAATCATTGACTTGGAAGTAGGCTCTTATTTTAAAGCTTATGAAAATGAGGGAGCTGAAAAGATTGAAGAAGAAAATGAAGGTGAAGGGTAA
- a CDS encoding DUF881 domain-containing protein produces MKMRELKRLKKKMKVKGNHVIFSLVFLVLGYMMAFSYHLTQGEEEKPALSGKQWERDLELRNQLVELEEKNRALQKELNQKQENVLDIEKELSQEAQVYFNLAEDAEKYRMHLGKVKVKGPGVEVTLADGDYDPDEDNVNNYIVHEHHVFKVINELYISGASAVAINGQRLSHSSYIVCNGPVIEVDGYQHPAPFVVTAIGDAEVLSSALNLTGGVKDTLVDENIQFTLEEKGEIIIEPLLGS; encoded by the coding sequence ATGAAAATGAGGGAGCTGAAAAGATTGAAGAAGAAAATGAAGGTGAAGGGTAATCATGTAATATTCTCCCTGGTCTTTCTCGTGCTGGGTTACATGATGGCTTTTTCCTATCACCTTACACAGGGAGAAGAAGAAAAGCCGGCATTAAGCGGGAAACAGTGGGAAAGAGACCTGGAGCTCCGTAATCAGCTTGTTGAACTGGAGGAAAAAAACAGAGCTCTTCAAAAGGAATTAAATCAAAAGCAGGAAAACGTTCTTGATATTGAAAAGGAGCTTTCACAGGAAGCTCAGGTTTATTTTAATCTTGCCGAGGATGCTGAGAAGTACAGGATGCACCTTGGAAAAGTTAAAGTAAAGGGCCCAGGTGTTGAAGTTACTCTTGCAGATGGCGATTACGATCCCGATGAAGATAACGTTAATAATTATATTGTACATGAACACCATGTCTTTAAAGTGATTAATGAGCTCTATATTTCCGGTGCTTCCGCAGTTGCCATAAACGGGCAGAGACTGTCGCACAGTTCATATATTGTATGCAATGGACCTGTAATAGAAGTAGACGGCTATCAGCACCCTGCACCTTTTGTCGTCACTGCAATTGGTGATGCCGAAGTGCTTTCGTCAGCTCTGAATCTGACAGGCGGAGTGAAAGATACATTGGTAGATGAAAACATCCAATTCACTTTAGAGGAAAAGGGCGAAATTATCATTGAACCATTACTGGGTTCGTAA
- the ftsA gene encoding cell division protein FtsA: MNSNEIYVSLDIGTSSVKVIIGEMVNDTLNIIGVGNVHSEGLRKGSIVDIDETVHSIKKAIEQAERMIGMEIKNVIVGITGNHVMLQPSHGVVAVSSENREITDEDVARVIDAAQVVSIPPERDIIDVIPKQFIVDGLDEISDPRGMIGVRLEMEGTIITGSKTILHNTLRCVERAGLEIMDITLQPLAAGAFALSKDEKNLGVALVDIGGGSTTIAIFENGYLKATSVLPVGGDHITKDLSIGLRTSTEDAEKIKTKYGYAFYDHASEDEVFSVPIIGSDQHQQFNQLEISDIIEARMEEIFDLIQHEVKRLGAKDLPGGYVLSGGVANTQGILELAQDVFQNRVRIAIPDYIGVREPQYTTAVGLIKFAYKNAKIQGRKMEQPVTVPEAKENRVQKPQPQPKTKPEKQPEEKITSRVKKFLGYFFE; encoded by the coding sequence ATGAACAGCAATGAAATATATGTTAGTCTTGACATCGGTACATCCAGTGTGAAAGTAATCATTGGTGAAATGGTCAATGACACTTTAAATATTATTGGTGTAGGCAATGTGCATTCAGAGGGGCTGCGCAAGGGCTCTATTGTTGATATAGACGAAACAGTTCATTCTATTAAAAAGGCAATCGAACAGGCTGAGAGAATGATAGGAATGGAAATAAAAAATGTGATTGTGGGAATAACAGGCAATCATGTTATGCTTCAGCCATCCCATGGCGTTGTCGCGGTCTCGAGTGAAAATAGGGAAATAACAGATGAAGATGTTGCTAGAGTTATAGATGCGGCACAAGTTGTATCGATCCCGCCGGAAAGGGATATCATTGATGTCATTCCAAAACAGTTTATTGTCGATGGATTGGACGAGATCAGTGATCCTCGAGGAATGATTGGTGTGCGTCTTGAAATGGAAGGCACCATTATTACTGGATCAAAAACCATTTTACATAACACACTGCGCTGTGTGGAACGCGCCGGCCTTGAAATCATGGATATTACACTCCAGCCTCTGGCAGCAGGTGCATTCGCATTATCCAAGGATGAAAAAAACCTTGGAGTTGCACTTGTTGATATTGGCGGCGGCTCCACAACCATTGCCATATTCGAAAATGGCTATTTAAAGGCAACAAGTGTCCTTCCTGTAGGAGGAGACCATATTACAAAAGACTTGTCAATCGGACTCCGCACTTCTACAGAAGATGCTGAAAAAATTAAAACAAAGTATGGCTATGCGTTCTATGATCATGCATCTGAAGATGAGGTATTCAGTGTGCCCATCATCGGAAGTGATCAGCATCAGCAATTTAATCAGCTGGAAATTTCAGATATTATAGAAGCGCGAATGGAAGAGATTTTTGATCTTATTCAGCACGAAGTGAAACGTCTGGGTGCTAAAGATCTTCCTGGCGGCTATGTACTATCTGGGGGAGTGGCGAACACTCAGGGGATCCTTGAACTGGCACAGGATGTTTTCCAAAACAGAGTCCGCATTGCAATTCCGGATTATATTGGAGTGAGGGAACCGCAGTACACAACTGCTGTTGGATTGATTAAGTTCGCATATAAGAATGCTAAAATACAGGGCAGAAAAATGGAGCAGCCAGTGACTGTCCCTGAAGCAAAAGAAAACCGAGTGCAAAAACCGCAACCGCAACCGAAAACAAAGCCGGAAAAACAGCCGGAAGAAAAGATCACATCAAGAGTTAAAAAGTTCCTCGGATACTTTTTCGAATAA
- the spoVE gene encoding stage V sporulation protein E has protein sequence MPAKKTTPDFILMIVTLTLLAVGLTMVYSASAIWADYKFDDSFFFAKRQMLFAGVGIIAMFFIMNVDYWTWRTWAKVLIIICFVLLLLVLVPGVGNVRNGSRSWIGVGAFSIQPSEFMKLAMIVFMAKFLSEKQKLITSFRKGLVPSLGLVFLAFGLIMLQPDLGTGTVMVGTCVVMIFIAGARISHFVWFAAAGLAGFVALVLSAPYRIKRITSFLDPWEDPLGSGFQIIQSLYAIGPGGLFGLGLGQSRQKFFYLPEPQTDFIFAILAEELGFIGGSFVILLFALLLWRGIRIALGAPDLYGSFLAVGIIAMVAIQVMINIGVVTGLMPVTGITLPFLSYGGSSLTLMLMAIGVLLNISRYARY, from the coding sequence TTGCCGGCTAAAAAAACCACTCCCGATTTTATATTAATGATCGTCACTTTAACGCTGCTTGCTGTAGGATTGACTATGGTATACAGTGCCAGTGCAATTTGGGCAGATTATAAATTTGACGATTCTTTCTTTTTTGCGAAAAGGCAAATGCTTTTTGCCGGAGTTGGAATTATTGCGATGTTTTTTATTATGAATGTGGATTATTGGACCTGGAGAACTTGGGCAAAAGTCTTAATCATCATCTGTTTTGTGCTTTTGCTTCTGGTGCTGGTTCCGGGCGTAGGAAATGTGAGAAACGGTTCCAGGAGCTGGATTGGCGTTGGTGCATTTTCCATACAGCCTTCAGAGTTTATGAAGCTTGCCATGATTGTGTTTATGGCAAAATTCCTCTCCGAAAAACAAAAGCTGATAACTTCTTTCCGAAAAGGTCTTGTACCATCTTTAGGGCTGGTGTTTCTAGCATTTGGATTAATAATGCTGCAGCCTGATTTAGGGACTGGAACCGTAATGGTGGGTACCTGTGTTGTCATGATTTTTATTGCAGGGGCCAGAATCAGCCACTTTGTCTGGTTTGCCGCTGCAGGTCTGGCCGGATTTGTGGCACTGGTTCTGTCAGCCCCTTACAGGATAAAGAGGATTACATCCTTTCTTGACCCATGGGAGGATCCGCTGGGCAGCGGGTTCCAAATTATCCAATCCTTATATGCAATAGGGCCTGGAGGGCTGTTTGGCCTAGGCTTGGGACAAAGTAGACAAAAATTTTTCTATCTTCCTGAACCGCAGACAGATTTTATTTTTGCTATTTTAGCTGAGGAACTTGGGTTTATTGGCGGATCTTTTGTCATATTGTTATTTGCGCTTCTCTTATGGCGCGGCATCCGCATAGCTCTTGGCGCCCCTGATTTATATGGGAGTTTTTTGGCTGTTGGGATTATAGCAATGGTCGCTATTCAGGTAATGATCAACATCGGGGTTGTAACAGGTCTGATGCCTGTTACTGGCATCACACTTCCATTTCTGAGCTACGGGGGATCTTCCCTGACACTGATGCTTATGGCTATAGGAGTCTTGCTTAATATTAGCAGATATGCAAGGTACTAG
- the mraY gene encoding phospho-N-acetylmuramoyl-pentapeptide-transferase, whose product MMEQVIFFTILAGFLITVLLSPIFIPFLRRLKFGQSIREEGPKSHLKKTGTPTMGGIMILLSVTVTTLFMTGKFSQPAVETYLLLLVTLGFGLLGFLDDFIKVVLKRNLGLTSKQKLLGQIIISVIFYFVYKQNNFSTEVHIPLTDISIDLGWGYVLFVIFWLVGFSNAVNLTDGLDGLVSGTAAIAFGAFAVLAWNQSQFEVSIFSVAVVGAVLGFLVFNAHPAKVFMGDTGSLALGGAIATIAILTKLEIILIIIGGVFVIETLSVILQVASFKTTGRRIFRMSPLHHHYELVGWSEWRVVVTFWTVGLLFAILGIYIEVWV is encoded by the coding sequence ATGATGGAGCAAGTTATTTTTTTCACAATATTGGCAGGTTTTTTAATTACAGTTTTGCTGTCTCCTATATTCATTCCCTTTCTGAGAAGATTGAAATTTGGGCAAAGCATCCGTGAAGAAGGACCGAAATCCCATCTGAAGAAGACGGGTACTCCGACAATGGGCGGGATTATGATTCTTCTTTCCGTCACGGTGACCACTTTATTTATGACAGGTAAATTTTCACAGCCTGCAGTAGAAACATATTTGCTGCTTCTGGTTACTTTGGGGTTTGGACTCCTCGGTTTCCTGGATGATTTCATCAAAGTGGTTTTGAAGCGTAACTTAGGCCTGACTTCAAAACAGAAACTTCTGGGACAGATTATTATTTCAGTGATTTTTTATTTTGTTTATAAGCAGAATAACTTTTCCACAGAAGTACATATTCCGCTGACAGATATTTCGATTGATTTGGGCTGGGGGTATGTTTTATTTGTTATTTTCTGGCTGGTCGGATTCTCGAATGCTGTCAATCTGACAGATGGACTTGATGGACTTGTCTCCGGGACTGCTGCAATCGCTTTTGGAGCATTTGCAGTACTGGCTTGGAATCAATCCCAATTTGAAGTATCCATTTTTTCTGTAGCAGTAGTTGGAGCGGTATTGGGTTTTCTTGTCTTTAATGCCCATCCTGCAAAGGTGTTTATGGGAGACACAGGCTCACTGGCTCTTGGTGGTGCTATTGCGACCATAGCCATCCTGACAAAACTTGAAATCATCCTGATTATTATCGGCGGTGTTTTTGTTATTGAAACATTATCTGTTATTCTACAGGTGGCCTCCTTTAAAACCACTGGCAGACGGATTTTTCGCATGAGCCCGCTTCACCATCATTATGAATTGGTAGGCTGGTCAGAATGGCGGGTTGTTGTTACGTTCTGGACGGTTGGGTTATTGTTTGCAATCTTAGGAATTTATATTGAGGTGTGGGTGTAA
- a CDS encoding small basic family protein, with amino-acid sequence MWLPVLGLIIGVILGLMTDIKVPDEYSNYLSIAVLAALDTLFGGIRAQLQNIYDEKVFVSGFFFNILLAASLAFLGVHLGVDLYLAAVFAFGVRLFQNIAVIRRILIAKWSQNREKTEKNDI; translated from the coding sequence ATGTGGCTTCCCGTTTTAGGATTGATCATAGGTGTGATACTTGGACTTATGACAGATATAAAAGTGCCGGATGAATACTCGAATTATCTGTCCATTGCTGTTCTTGCTGCATTGGATACTCTATTCGGCGGGATTCGGGCACAGCTTCAAAACATTTATGATGAAAAAGTTTTCGTTTCCGGTTTCTTTTTTAACATCCTGCTGGCAGCAAGTTTAGCTTTTCTGGGTGTGCATCTTGGTGTAGACTTGTATTTAGCAGCAGTATTTGCTTTTGGGGTCAGGCTATTCCAGAATATTGCGGTCATCAGAAGAATATTAATTGCAAAATGGTCTCAAAACAGAGAAAAAACAGAAAAAAATGATATTTAA
- a CDS encoding DUF881 domain-containing protein, whose protein sequence is MDSKKRFSFTFITVVIGFMIAIQFQTVKEPAVRDTRDTWELRADILKEKELQLKLLREISSNEEKIAQYETKRKQSKEQVLRETLEELKMEAGLSEVTGPGIILTIEPVHEELLLGKQADSVSPDLLKRMVNELNMYDAMHISIGGRRVINTTVIRDINRETMIDGYALKSLPIEVKVITENVQSAEKLFNRMQVSKSAEEFFIDNLRVKVEKSAELITVPAYDEALRIRYMEPVKPDEGGKS, encoded by the coding sequence GTGGACAGCAAAAAGAGGTTCAGCTTTACCTTTATAACAGTTGTAATTGGCTTTATGATTGCCATACAGTTTCAAACAGTTAAGGAACCGGCTGTCCGGGATACGAGAGATACCTGGGAGCTTAGAGCTGACATCCTTAAAGAAAAGGAACTGCAATTAAAACTTTTGCGTGAAATCAGTTCAAATGAAGAAAAGATTGCCCAATATGAAACAAAGCGCAAACAAAGCAAAGAACAAGTGCTTCGTGAGACGCTGGAGGAATTAAAAATGGAAGCCGGATTAAGTGAAGTGACGGGACCTGGCATAATCTTAACCATAGAACCGGTACATGAGGAGCTGCTCCTGGGCAAGCAGGCTGATTCTGTTTCTCCTGATTTACTCAAGCGGATGGTCAACGAGTTAAATATGTATGATGCCATGCACATTTCTATTGGAGGCAGAAGGGTCATCAACACTACCGTCATAAGGGACATAAACAGGGAGACCATGATAGACGGCTATGCCTTAAAATCCCTGCCTATTGAAGTGAAAGTAATCACTGAGAATGTTCAATCTGCCGAGAAGCTTTTTAACCGTATGCAGGTATCAAAATCTGCAGAAGAATTCTTCATTGACAATCTTCGGGTAAAGGTAGAAAAGTCTGCAGAGCTAATTACGGTTCCTGCATATGACGAGGCATTGAGAATCAGATATATGGAGCCTGTGAAACCTGATGAAGGAGGCAAATCATAA
- the murB gene encoding UDP-N-acetylmuramate dehydrogenase, with protein MDEFISKLRELNIGTIKENEPMANHTTMKIGGPADLFIEPSSIENLAKAMELIRQYQLNWRAIGRGSNLLVSDGGIEGVVIKLGRGMDHMDLNGTELRAGGGYSLVALSTIISKKGLSGLEFASGIPGSAGGAVYMNAGAHGSDISRILTKAHVLFEDGKMGWLTNEEMEFSYRTSVLQKKRPGIVLEAIFQLTEGDREKISSAMQKNKDYRKETQPWNFPCAGSIFRNPLPEYAGQLIEKAGLKGHSIGGAQISNMHGNFIVNAGDAKAEDVLALIQHIKDTIFDMYGVKMETEVEIIGRK; from the coding sequence ATGGACGAATTTATCAGCAAACTTAGAGAATTAAACATTGGAACAATCAAAGAAAATGAACCGATGGCTAATCATACAACAATGAAGATTGGTGGTCCCGCCGATTTGTTTATTGAGCCTTCTTCCATAGAAAACCTGGCAAAAGCGATGGAATTGATCCGTCAATATCAATTGAACTGGAGAGCGATTGGAAGAGGCTCGAATCTGCTCGTATCTGATGGCGGCATAGAAGGCGTGGTCATTAAATTGGGCCGCGGCATGGACCACATGGATCTTAATGGAACGGAGCTGAGAGCTGGCGGCGGTTATTCATTGGTTGCGCTCTCCACGATAATCAGTAAAAAAGGCTTGTCAGGACTTGAGTTTGCCAGCGGGATTCCCGGGTCGGCAGGCGGAGCAGTTTATATGAACGCTGGTGCTCACGGTTCAGATATTTCCCGAATTCTGACCAAGGCACATGTTCTTTTTGAGGATGGGAAGATGGGCTGGCTCACGAACGAAGAAATGGAATTTTCTTATAGAACCTCTGTTCTTCAAAAGAAGCGTCCAGGAATTGTTCTTGAGGCCATCTTTCAGCTTACAGAGGGAGACCGGGAAAAAATATCCTCCGCTATGCAGAAGAATAAGGATTACAGGAAGGAAACTCAGCCTTGGAACTTTCCCTGTGCAGGGAGTATTTTCCGTAACCCGCTGCCTGAATATGCCGGCCAGCTCATTGAAAAAGCGGGCTTGAAAGGCCACTCCATCGGAGGTGCTCAAATTTCCAATATGCATGGGAATTTCATCGTGAATGCAGGAGATGCAAAAGCGGAAGATGTTCTAGCGCTTATTCAGCATATTAAGGATACAATCTTTGATATGTACGGAGTGAAAATGGAGACAGAAGTGGAAATAATCGGTCGAAAGTAA
- the murG gene encoding undecaprenyldiphospho-muramoylpentapeptide beta-N-acetylglucosaminyltransferase has translation MKIAVSGGGTGGHIYPALALIRQIQKEHKDAEFLYIGTEKGLENTIVNRENIPFKSIHITGFKRKISLDNVKTVLRFLKGVRDSKKMLKEFKADVVIGTGGYVCGPVVYAASKLGIPTIIHEQNSVPGLTNKFLSRYVDKIAVCFEEAKAFFPETKTVMTGNPRASEVLGQDGIRGRLSAGLKTGVPAVLIFGGSRGARPINEAVLKTLAELGEKPYQVLYITGDVHYDDVQKEVELVGNPENVIIKPFIHNMPEVLTGASLVVSRAGATTLAEITSLGIPSILIPSPYVTNNHQEKNARALSDNGAAELLLEKELTGKKLIDSIDRIILDKDKMDSMKEASRKLGIRDASNRLYKLMAELVSDSGK, from the coding sequence ATGAAAATTGCTGTTAGCGGCGGAGGAACTGGCGGTCATATTTATCCGGCACTTGCGCTTATAAGACAAATTCAGAAAGAACATAAGGATGCTGAATTTTTATATATTGGAACTGAAAAGGGGCTTGAAAACACGATTGTGAATCGTGAAAATATCCCTTTTAAATCAATACATATAACTGGTTTTAAAAGAAAAATCTCGTTGGATAATGTAAAAACTGTTTTAAGGTTCCTGAAGGGCGTTCGTGACAGTAAAAAGATGCTTAAGGAATTTAAGGCGGATGTTGTCATCGGTACAGGCGGATATGTATGCGGTCCTGTTGTATATGCTGCTTCCAAGCTTGGCATCCCTACCATTATTCATGAGCAAAACAGCGTCCCTGGATTAACCAATAAGTTTTTAAGCAGATATGTAGATAAAATCGCAGTTTGTTTTGAAGAAGCAAAGGCTTTTTTTCCGGAAACTAAAACCGTCATGACGGGGAATCCCCGTGCATCAGAGGTATTGGGTCAGGATGGAATCAGGGGAAGGCTGTCTGCAGGATTAAAGACAGGTGTTCCTGCTGTGTTAATATTTGGCGGCAGCAGAGGAGCAAGGCCAATAAATGAGGCAGTATTAAAAACACTGGCTGAGCTTGGTGAAAAGCCATATCAGGTTCTTTATATTACAGGGGATGTGCACTATGATGATGTACAGAAAGAAGTAGAACTTGTAGGGAATCCCGAAAACGTAATAATCAAACCATTTATTCACAATATGCCAGAAGTGCTGACCGGAGCCAGCCTTGTCGTATCACGTGCAGGGGCCACCACTTTGGCAGAAATAACTTCTTTAGGCATACCAAGCATATTAATCCCAAGCCCATATGTAACAAATAACCACCAGGAAAAAAATGCAAGAGCGCTTAGTGACAATGGTGCTGCAGAGTTATTACTTGAAAAAGAATTAACAGGCAAAAAACTTATTGATAGCATTGACCGAATTATTCTCGATAAAGACAAAATGGATAGCATGAAGGAAGCTTCGAGAAAGCTTGGAATCCGGGATGCATCAAATAGACTTTACAAATTAATGGCAGAATTGGTTTCAGATAGCGGGAAGTAG
- the murD gene encoding UDP-N-acetylmuramoyl-L-alanine--D-glutamate ligase, translating into MKEVNRYRHKKILVLGLAKSGVSAASLLHKLGAFVTVNDYKPLAENPEAQGLLEQGITVICGGHPIELLEEGFELIVKNPGIPYHNPMIKGALEKGIPVITEVELAYQVSEAPFIAITGTNGKTTTTTLVFEMLQEGSKMPLIAGNIGTVASQVAQDAVIENNIVIELSSFQLMGIQDFRPRIAILTNLYDAHLDYHGTREEYHAAKANITINQTEQDYFIVNADQDKVMEAAARSKARIIPFSTSKVLSEGAYVKDGWIYFNDEQVMERKDVSLPGEHNLENILSSVAAAKLTGVGNEAISRVLGSFTGVKHRLQYVGEYQNRKFYNDSKATNILATKNAVAAFDQPVLLLAGGLDRGNSFDELIPSLKKVKGLVTFGQTAEKIEKAAMEAGIKTIERVDNVEKAVPAAFKLSEPGDVILLSPACASWDQYKTFEVRGDMFIDAVHKLS; encoded by the coding sequence GTGAAAGAAGTCAATCGCTATCGACATAAAAAAATATTAGTACTGGGGCTGGCAAAAAGCGGAGTGAGCGCAGCTTCCCTTTTACATAAGCTTGGAGCATTTGTGACTGTTAATGATTATAAGCCGCTTGCAGAAAATCCTGAAGCGCAAGGACTGCTTGAGCAGGGGATTACAGTTATTTGCGGTGGCCATCCTATTGAACTTCTTGAAGAGGGGTTTGAGCTGATTGTAAAAAATCCCGGTATACCTTATCATAATCCAATGATAAAAGGAGCCCTTGAAAAGGGCATACCGGTTATTACAGAAGTGGAGCTTGCCTATCAGGTTTCTGAAGCTCCTTTTATTGCGATTACAGGCACAAACGGAAAAACTACAACCACTACACTTGTGTTTGAAATGCTTCAGGAAGGAAGTAAAATGCCGCTGATTGCAGGAAATATTGGTACAGTAGCTTCCCAAGTTGCCCAGGATGCCGTGATAGAAAACAATATCGTCATTGAGCTTTCATCGTTTCAGCTGATGGGTATTCAGGATTTCAGGCCGAGAATTGCCATTTTAACAAATTTATATGATGCCCATTTGGATTACCATGGCACAAGAGAAGAATACCATGCAGCCAAAGCAAACATTACGATAAATCAGACTGAACAGGATTATTTCATTGTCAATGCCGACCAGGATAAAGTAATGGAAGCGGCTGCCCGGTCTAAGGCACGCATAATTCCTTTTTCTACTTCCAAAGTGCTGTCTGAAGGTGCATATGTGAAAGATGGCTGGATTTATTTTAATGATGAACAAGTGATGGAAAGAAAGGATGTTTCATTGCCAGGGGAGCACAACCTTGAGAATATCCTTTCTTCAGTGGCTGCTGCCAAACTAACAGGAGTGGGGAATGAAGCCATCAGCCGGGTTCTGGGATCTTTTACAGGTGTAAAGCACCGCTTGCAGTATGTTGGAGAATATCAAAACAGGAAATTTTATAATGATTCTAAAGCAACGAACATCCTTGCAACAAAGAATGCGGTCGCGGCATTTGATCAGCCTGTTCTTCTTCTTGCAGGAGGTCTTGACCGCGGAAATAGCTTTGATGAACTCATTCCATCTCTTAAAAAGGTAAAGGGTCTGGTAACCTTTGGTCAAACTGCTGAAAAGATTGAAAAAGCAGCAATGGAAGCGGGAATAAAAACAATTGAGCGTGTCGATAATGTTGAAAAAGCCGTACCTGCAGCCTTTAAGCTTTCGGAGCCGGGAGATGTGATTCTGCTTTCTCCTGCCTGTGCAAGCTGGGACCAATATAAAACTTTTGAGGTTCGGGGAGACATGTTTATAGATGCGGTGCATAAACTTAGTTAA